In Thermodesulfobacteriota bacterium, a single genomic region encodes these proteins:
- a CDS encoding cytochrome P460 family protein — MRTLLAALACLLTLALASPGFASEKESPKKSEKKSEAREAGAKLPKNFREWAHTKSMVIPDKSHGLYGFHNIYANEKALKSLKGGDKYTEEAAFVVSFYEVVDEGGMVSQGAKIMDAVMIKDRKASATEGWVYAAFGPDGKALPIDPVKDCYECHTSVRDKDFVFHAYID, encoded by the coding sequence ATGCGCACCCTGCTAGCCGCCCTCGCCTGCCTGCTCACCCTGGCCCTGGCCTCCCCGGGCTTCGCCAGCGAGAAGGAGTCGCCCAAGAAATCCGAGAAGAAGTCCGAGGCCCGGGAGGCGGGGGCGAAGCTGCCGAAGAACTTCCGGGAGTGGGCCCACACCAAGTCCATGGTCATCCCCGACAAGAGCCACGGGCTCTACGGATTCCACAACATCTACGCGAACGAGAAGGCCCTGAAGTCCCTCAAGGGGGGCGACAAGTACACCGAGGAGGCGGCCTTCGTCGTCTCGTTCTACGAGGTGGTGGACGAGGGCGGCATGGTGAGTCAGGGCGCCAAGATCATGGACGCCGTGATGATCAAGGACAGGAAGGCGTCGGCAACGGAGGGCTGGGTCTATGCGGCCTTCGGGCCTGACGGGAAGGCCCTGCCCATCGACCCGGTGAAGGACTGCTACGAGTGCCACACGTCCGTCCGGGACAAGGACTTCGTCTTCCACGCCTACATCGACTGA
- the efp gene encoding elongation factor P, whose product MIQASDLKRGHVILADGAPCRLLEVQQHAPTARGANLMVKVRFRNLLTDQVLDKTFRGGEKVEEADFERRKGQYLYSQGDGGVFMDQETYEQFEVGPEIFDGVRGYLLDGTEVVLGIYQERVVSVDPPQVVELTVIDTPPVVKGATAQAQAKEAVCETGLKVMVPPYLTTGERIRVDTRDGHFVSRA is encoded by the coding sequence ATGATCCAGGCATCCGACCTCAAGCGCGGCCACGTGATCCTCGCCGACGGCGCACCCTGCCGGCTCCTCGAAGTCCAGCAGCACGCCCCCACGGCCCGGGGCGCCAACCTCATGGTCAAGGTGCGCTTTCGCAACCTGCTGACCGACCAGGTCCTCGACAAGACCTTTCGGGGGGGCGAGAAGGTGGAGGAGGCCGATTTCGAGCGCCGAAAGGGCCAGTATCTCTACTCCCAGGGGGACGGGGGCGTCTTCATGGACCAGGAGACCTACGAACAGTTCGAGGTGGGTCCCGAGATCTTCGACGGGGTGCGGGGGTACCTGCTCGACGGCACCGAGGTCGTGCTCGGCATCTACCAGGAGCGGGTGGTCAGCGTCGACCCGCCCCAGGTTGTGGAGCTCACGGTGATCGACACCCCCCCGGTGGTCAAGGGGGCCACAGCCCAGGCCCAGGCCAAGGAGGCCGTCTGCGAGACTGGGCTCAAGGTCATGGTTCCCCCCTACCTGACGACCGGCGAACGAATTCGGGTGGACACCCGCGATGGGCACTTCGTTTCCCGGGCCTGA
- a CDS encoding HD domain-containing phosphohydrolase yields the protein MSHSEDRLLLKSLLVLGSVIEARDAYTGGHAWRVAQFAKLLAEKAGLGASQASLAALGGYVHDLGKVGVSDAILHKAAPLTGAEVEAMRAHPAIGRGLVADHPLGKLVLDSVYRHHERFDGQGYPEAVGPSGLELYPRIVSVADALDAMTSTRPYRQALDLPEAVSRLRAERDRQFDGRLVDAMAAMAQEGRLAGIIGHSDHETPLVRCPRCGPVIAVARTAQDGDTVHCRVCRAKHRLHAAGKTFEVEFLDERALAVALEPELEQIHGLLRELPDRLSP from the coding sequence GTGAGCCACTCGGAAGACCGCCTGCTCCTCAAGTCGCTCCTCGTCCTCGGGTCGGTCATCGAGGCGCGCGACGCCTACACCGGCGGCCACGCCTGGCGCGTGGCCCAGTTCGCCAAGCTCCTGGCCGAAAAGGCCGGCCTCGGGGCCTCCCAGGCGTCCCTGGCGGCCCTGGGGGGCTACGTGCACGACCTGGGCAAGGTCGGCGTCTCCGACGCCATCCTCCACAAGGCAGCCCCCCTGACGGGGGCCGAGGTGGAGGCCATGCGCGCCCACCCGGCCATCGGCCGGGGGCTCGTCGCGGATCATCCCCTGGGAAAGCTGGTCCTGGACTCGGTGTACCGGCACCACGAGCGTTTCGACGGGCAGGGCTACCCCGAAGCGGTGGGCCCCAGCGGCCTGGAGCTCTACCCGAGGATCGTGAGCGTCGCCGACGCCCTGGACGCCATGACGAGCACCCGTCCCTACCGGCAGGCCCTGGACCTGCCCGAAGCCGTTTCCCGGCTCCGGGCGGAGCGGGATCGCCAGTTCGACGGGCGGCTCGTGGACGCCATGGCGGCCATGGCGCAGGAAGGGCGCCTGGCGGGGATCATCGGGCACAGCGACCACGAGACCCCGCTCGTGCGCTGCCCCCGCTGCGGTCCGGTGATCGCGGTGGCGCGCACGGCCCAGGACGGAGACACGGTCCACTGCCGGGTCTGCCGCGCCAAGCACCGCCTTCACGCTGCGGGGAAGACCTTCGAAGTCGAATTCCTCGACGAACGCGCCCTGGCCGTGGCCCTCGAACCCGAGTTGGAACAAATCCACGGACTACTGCGGGAGCTGCCCGACCGGCTCTCACCCTGA
- a CDS encoding dynamin family protein, with the protein MTDPLRSRRNDFARRGLLRARNEAERCLEAEGARRPEHAERIGAWRAELARLPGRLSAGEARVAFVGAVKSGKSTLVNALIGEDLLPRGSGILTAQVTEIRAGPWFRATAEWKCRAEVNAGFSSHLGALGSPGAWDLNEATHRDAAGRVVAQARGPHAEPLRALLAGWEEARPRLAQARRTEETRDPATLARWAGRDEAALYLAGLRVEVPAPDLPEGLVLLDCQGADAWNAAHGRDLEEAVLSAHALVYVVSTRVGLREADFRFLEALRGYGMLELTRFAVNTDLGEVRDPDRLRRVVETAGRQLRELGAQEGVHAFSSLQALLERRLLLAPESVGPGERGLPGAWEEAIPGPAAESREAFRAFRDRLWSDARSEQEHLVLQRARADLRRTLVEAALALGAAALGRAAWSADTLEALSTRAQSRMRAAAEARKAQIRQAVARGFSARGAPQRAAWETRVGSLDADAALAWRQAGSDPVAAAAILWGRLEEGAGAVLAATEPLRINAVRNLALEARGELARQGEDVAGGLAAALAEAGAGLRPPPDRRALSREITATRKVPLFRSRGPGARPVEDVAEAGFGRMRALLEQAGRAMGQRLRGRGAPLASAEAAAQRALLVRRLSRAWDAYVEDILDGCLLPHVDDAAAQVYHHIASWALAQTATPGASIASALTQLDGGTPSHAEDLEGDVP; encoded by the coding sequence GTGACCGATCCCCTGCGCTCCCGACGCAACGACTTCGCCCGCCGGGGGCTCCTGCGCGCCCGGAACGAGGCCGAGCGCTGCCTCGAAGCAGAGGGCGCCCGCCGCCCGGAGCACGCCGAGCGCATCGGGGCGTGGCGGGCGGAGCTGGCGCGCCTGCCCGGGCGGCTCTCCGCTGGGGAGGCCCGGGTGGCCTTCGTGGGCGCGGTGAAGTCGGGAAAGTCTACTCTGGTAAATGCCCTGATCGGGGAGGACCTCCTCCCCCGGGGCTCGGGAATCCTCACGGCCCAGGTCACCGAGATTCGGGCCGGGCCCTGGTTCCGCGCCACGGCGGAGTGGAAGTGCCGGGCGGAGGTGAACGCAGGCTTTTCGTCCCACCTGGGAGCCCTGGGGAGCCCCGGCGCCTGGGACCTGAACGAGGCGACCCATCGGGACGCGGCCGGGAGGGTTGTGGCCCAGGCCAGGGGGCCCCACGCCGAACCCCTGCGGGCACTCCTGGCGGGCTGGGAGGAAGCCCGCCCCCGGCTGGCGCAGGCGCGGCGTACCGAGGAAACCCGGGACCCGGCGACCCTGGCCCGCTGGGCCGGCCGGGACGAAGCGGCGCTCTACCTGGCGGGGCTTCGGGTCGAGGTGCCCGCGCCGGATCTGCCCGAGGGGCTGGTGCTTCTCGACTGCCAGGGTGCCGACGCCTGGAACGCGGCCCACGGCAGGGATCTGGAGGAAGCCGTCCTGTCGGCCCACGCCCTCGTATACGTGGTCTCGACCCGGGTGGGCCTGCGGGAGGCCGACTTTCGCTTCCTGGAGGCCTTGCGGGGTTACGGGATGCTGGAGCTCACCCGGTTTGCCGTGAACACCGACCTGGGGGAGGTGCGAGACCCCGACCGCCTGCGCCGGGTGGTGGAGACGGCAGGCCGCCAACTGCGCGAGCTCGGAGCGCAGGAGGGCGTACACGCCTTCTCGTCCCTCCAAGCGCTCTTGGAGCGGCGGCTGCTCCTGGCGCCCGAGTCGGTGGGACCGGGAGAGCGGGGGCTCCCCGGCGCCTGGGAGGAGGCGATCCCCGGCCCCGCAGCCGAGAGCCGCGAGGCCTTCCGCGCCTTTCGCGATAGGCTGTGGTCCGACGCCCGCTCCGAGCAGGAGCACCTGGTCTTGCAGCGAGCCCGGGCGGATCTGCGACGAACCCTCGTGGAGGCGGCCCTGGCGCTGGGCGCGGCCGCCCTGGGGCGCGCCGCGTGGAGCGCCGACACCCTTGAGGCCCTTTCCACCCGGGCCCAGAGCCGCATGCGGGCGGCAGCCGAGGCGCGCAAGGCCCAGATCCGGCAGGCCGTGGCGCGGGGATTTTCCGCCCGGGGCGCCCCCCAGCGCGCTGCCTGGGAGACCCGCGTGGGCAGCCTCGACGCCGATGCGGCCTTGGCGTGGAGGCAAGCGGGGAGCGATCCGGTGGCCGCCGCCGCGATCCTCTGGGGCCGCCTCGAGGAGGGAGCCGGCGCCGTCCTCGCGGCCACCGAGCCCCTGAGGATCAACGCCGTCCGCAATCTGGCCCTGGAGGCCCGGGGCGAGCTGGCGCGCCAGGGGGAAGACGTGGCCGGCGGGCTCGCCGCTGCCCTGGCCGAGGCGGGAGCCGGTCTTCGGCCGCCGCCGGATCGACGGGCCCTTTCCCGTGAGATTACCGCCACACGCAAGGTCCCTCTCTTCCGCAGCCGGGGGCCCGGGGCACGCCCGGTGGAGGACGTTGCGGAAGCAGGGTTCGGGAGGATGCGAGCGCTCCTGGAGCAGGCGGGCCGGGCGATGGGCCAGCGGCTCCGCGGCCGGGGGGCCCCGCTCGCCTCCGCTGAGGCGGCCGCCCAGCGCGCCCTACTTGTCCGGCGCCTGTCCCGCGCTTGGGACGCCTACGTGGAAGACATCCTCGACGGGTGCCTGCTGCCCCACGTGGACGACGCCGCTGCCCAGGTGTATCACCACATCGCCTCGTGGGCGCTGGCCCAGACCGCGACCCCGGGGGCAAGCATCGCCTCGGCCCTGACCCAACTCGATGGCGGCACGCCCTCCCACGCCGAAGACCTCGAAGGAGACGTCCCATGA
- a CDS encoding 4Fe-4S binding protein, protein MSLGPLGRLSPRRWVQTFSLLVSNAYFFSWLRFIPCSYLNCSQCALATFKCPLIAFQTAGMVMGMFGALAPKTVELLIVSSAVLLLFGAALGSWACGWLCPFGFVQDLLAKIPVPKFTLPTWVGWGRLPLFVVLLVWLPYATKSLFFCHLCPPGAIVRLSQQGLGIPLFLRAPEGLLAAVSAAVLVLVLLLAVFSHRFFCTALCPIGGFYGLFNTFSGFHLKVDAAACNACGKCARHCPQGLRPHEEPNHIACSRCLECTGACKALSADVRI, encoded by the coding sequence ATGAGCCTGGGCCCCCTGGGGCGCCTCTCGCCCCGGCGGTGGGTGCAGACCTTTAGCCTGCTGGTAAGCAACGCCTACTTCTTCTCGTGGCTTCGGTTCATCCCGTGCAGTTACCTCAACTGCTCCCAGTGCGCCCTGGCCACCTTCAAGTGTCCCCTGATCGCCTTCCAGACCGCGGGCATGGTCATGGGGATGTTCGGGGCCCTGGCCCCCAAGACCGTCGAGCTCCTCATCGTGAGCTCGGCGGTGCTGCTCCTCTTCGGGGCCGCCCTGGGGAGCTGGGCCTGCGGATGGCTGTGCCCGTTCGGCTTCGTCCAGGATCTGCTGGCCAAGATCCCGGTGCCAAAGTTCACCCTTCCCACCTGGGTGGGCTGGGGCCGGCTGCCGCTCTTCGTGGTGCTCCTCGTGTGGCTGCCCTACGCCACCAAGTCCCTCTTCTTCTGTCACCTGTGTCCGCCCGGGGCCATCGTGCGCCTGAGTCAGCAGGGCCTGGGGATCCCCCTCTTCCTCCGCGCTCCCGAGGGGCTCCTGGCCGCCGTGTCGGCGGCGGTGCTGGTCCTGGTGCTCCTGCTCGCGGTCTTCTCCCACCGCTTCTTCTGCACGGCCCTGTGCCCCATCGGGGGCTTCTACGGGCTCTTCAACACGTTTTCCGGGTTCCACCTGAAGGTCGATGCGGCGGCCTGCAATGCCTGCGGCAAGTGCGCCCGCCACTGCCCCCAGGGGCTTCGTCCGCACGAGGAACCCAACCACATCGCGTGCAGCCGGTGCCTGGAGTGCACCGGAGCGTGCAAGGCGCTGTCGGCGGACGTGCGGATCTAG